A single region of the Capra hircus breed San Clemente chromosome 14, ASM170441v1, whole genome shotgun sequence genome encodes:
- the OPRK1 gene encoding kappa-type opioid receptor isoform X1: MHGNPPAEWDSGTLGSARSSVAVPLRASPEPEVPPVLVPLPQPLDMEPPVQIFRGEPGPTCSPSTCLPPNGSGWFPGWAEPDGNGSAGSEDGLLEPAHISPVILVVITAVYSVVFVVGLVGNSLVMFVIIRYTKMKTATNIYIFNLALADALVTTTMPFQSTVYLMNSWPFGDVLCKVVISIDYYNMFTSIFTLTMMSVDRYIAVCHPVKALDFRTPLKAKIINICIWILSSSVGISAIVLGGTKVREDMEVIECSLQFPDDDYSWWDLFMKVCVFVFAFVIPVLIIIVCYTLMILRLKSVRLLSGSREKDRNLRRITRLVLVVVAVFVVCWTPIHIFILVEALGSTAHSTAALSSYYFCIALGYTNSSLNPILYAFLDENFKRCFRDFCFPIKMRMERQSTSRVRNTVQDPAYVREVDGVNKPV; encoded by the exons ATGCACGGCAACCCGCCGGCTGAGTGGGATTCGGGAACGCTGGGTTCCGCGCGGTCCAGCGTCGCTGTTCCTCTGCGTGCATCTCCCGAGCCGGAG GTGCCGCCTGTCCTTGTCCCGCTGCCGCAGCCGCTGGACATGGAGCCCCCAGTCCAGATCTTCCGCGGTGAGCCGGGCCCCACCTGCTCCCCGAGCACCTGCCTGCCCCCCAACGGCAGCGGCTGGTTCCCGGGCTGGGCAGAGCCGGACGGTAACGGCAGCGCGGGCTCGGAGGACGGGCTGCTGGAGCCGGCTCACATCTCCCCGGTCATCCTGGTCGTCATCACGGCCGTCTACTCCGTGGTGTTCGTCGTGGGCTTGGTGGGCAACTCGCTGGTCATGTTCGTGATCATCCG ATACACAAAGATGAAGACAGCAACCAACATCTATATCTTCAACCTGGCTTTGGCAGATGCACTGGTAACCACAACTATGCCCTTCCAGAGCACGGTCTATTTGATGAACTCCTGGCCCTTTGGGGATGTGCTGTGCAAGGTGGTCATCTCCATCGACTATTACAACATGTTCACAAGCATCTTCACCTTGACCATGATGAGTGTGGACCGTTACATCGCCGTGTGCCACCCTGTCAAGGCTCTTGACTTCCGCACACCCCTGAAGGCGAAGATCATCAACATCTGTATTTGGATCCTGTCTTCATCTGTTGGCATCTCTGCCATAGTCCTTGGAGGAACCAAAGTTAGGGAAG ACATGGAAGTCATCGAATGCTCCCTACAGTTCCCGGATGACGACTACTCCTGGTGGGACCTGTTCATGAAGGTCTGTGTCTTCGTCTTCGCCTTCGTCATCCCCGTCCTCATTATCATTGTCTGCTACACCCTCATGATCCTGCGCTTAAAGAGCGTCCGCCTCCTCTCCGGCTCGCGAGAGAAAGACCGCAACCTGCGGCGGATCACCAGGCTCGTGCTGGTGGTGGTGGCCGTCTTCGTCGTCTGCTGGACCCCCATCCACATTTTCATCCTCGTGGAGGCCCTGGGGAGCACCGCCCACAGCACGGCTGCCCTCTCCAGCTACTATTTCTGCATCGCCCTGGGCTACACCAACAGCAGCCTGAACCCCATTCTCTATGCCTTCCTTGACGAAAACTTCAAGCGGTGTTTCCGGGACTTCTGCTTTCCCATTAAGATGAGGATGGAGCGCCAGAGCACAAGCAGGGTCAGAAATACCGTTCAGGATCCTGCCTATGTGAGGGAGGTTGATGGGGTAAATAAACCAGTATGA
- the OPRK1 gene encoding kappa-type opioid receptor: MEPPVQIFRGEPGPTCSPSTCLPPNGSGWFPGWAEPDGNGSAGSEDGLLEPAHISPVILVVITAVYSVVFVVGLVGNSLVMFVIIRYTKMKTATNIYIFNLALADALVTTTMPFQSTVYLMNSWPFGDVLCKVVISIDYYNMFTSIFTLTMMSVDRYIAVCHPVKALDFRTPLKAKIINICIWILSSSVGISAIVLGGTKVREDMEVIECSLQFPDDDYSWWDLFMKVCVFVFAFVIPVLIIIVCYTLMILRLKSVRLLSGSREKDRNLRRITRLVLVVVAVFVVCWTPIHIFILVEALGSTAHSTAALSSYYFCIALGYTNSSLNPILYAFLDENFKRCFRDFCFPIKMRMERQSTSRVRNTVQDPAYVREVDGVNKPV; encoded by the exons ATGGAGCCCCCAGTCCAGATCTTCCGCGGTGAGCCGGGCCCCACCTGCTCCCCGAGCACCTGCCTGCCCCCCAACGGCAGCGGCTGGTTCCCGGGCTGGGCAGAGCCGGACGGTAACGGCAGCGCGGGCTCGGAGGACGGGCTGCTGGAGCCGGCTCACATCTCCCCGGTCATCCTGGTCGTCATCACGGCCGTCTACTCCGTGGTGTTCGTCGTGGGCTTGGTGGGCAACTCGCTGGTCATGTTCGTGATCATCCG ATACACAAAGATGAAGACAGCAACCAACATCTATATCTTCAACCTGGCTTTGGCAGATGCACTGGTAACCACAACTATGCCCTTCCAGAGCACGGTCTATTTGATGAACTCCTGGCCCTTTGGGGATGTGCTGTGCAAGGTGGTCATCTCCATCGACTATTACAACATGTTCACAAGCATCTTCACCTTGACCATGATGAGTGTGGACCGTTACATCGCCGTGTGCCACCCTGTCAAGGCTCTTGACTTCCGCACACCCCTGAAGGCGAAGATCATCAACATCTGTATTTGGATCCTGTCTTCATCTGTTGGCATCTCTGCCATAGTCCTTGGAGGAACCAAAGTTAGGGAAG ACATGGAAGTCATCGAATGCTCCCTACAGTTCCCGGATGACGACTACTCCTGGTGGGACCTGTTCATGAAGGTCTGTGTCTTCGTCTTCGCCTTCGTCATCCCCGTCCTCATTATCATTGTCTGCTACACCCTCATGATCCTGCGCTTAAAGAGCGTCCGCCTCCTCTCCGGCTCGCGAGAGAAAGACCGCAACCTGCGGCGGATCACCAGGCTCGTGCTGGTGGTGGTGGCCGTCTTCGTCGTCTGCTGGACCCCCATCCACATTTTCATCCTCGTGGAGGCCCTGGGGAGCACCGCCCACAGCACGGCTGCCCTCTCCAGCTACTATTTCTGCATCGCCCTGGGCTACACCAACAGCAGCCTGAACCCCATTCTCTATGCCTTCCTTGACGAAAACTTCAAGCGGTGTTTCCGGGACTTCTGCTTTCCCATTAAGATGAGGATGGAGCGCCAGAGCACAAGCAGGGTCAGAAATACCGTTCAGGATCCTGCCTATGTGAGGGAGGTTGATGGGGTAAATAAACCAGTATGA